One segment of Streptomyces sp. XD-27 DNA contains the following:
- a CDS encoding PaaX family transcriptional regulator C-terminal domain-containing protein gives MSDHHAPRSLIVTFYGAYGRGTADRPAGPVPVAALIRLLGAVGVDPPSVRSAVSRLKRRGLLVPDRTTDGAAGYALSADARQLLDDGDRRVYGRASARSRDGWLLAVFSVPEQERHKRHLLRSRLARLGFGTAAPGVWIAPDHLYEETRHTLERLELATYVDLFRGRHAGFEPTADAVRRWWDLDALAALHHAFLDAHEPVLRRWSRRRAGAPEDAYRDYLLALDSWRHLPYADPGLPPALLPPDWPGARAAHVFGALHERLRDLGAEYVAGRLHGAGRADPEPGHGGPGHPVGEGPSAA, from the coding sequence GTGAGTGATCACCACGCTCCCCGCTCCCTGATCGTGACGTTCTACGGCGCGTACGGCCGCGGTACGGCGGACCGCCCCGCGGGCCCGGTGCCCGTGGCCGCCCTGATCCGGCTGCTGGGCGCGGTCGGCGTCGACCCGCCGTCGGTGCGCTCCGCGGTCTCCCGGCTCAAGCGGCGCGGGCTGCTGGTGCCGGACCGTACGACGGACGGCGCCGCCGGGTACGCGCTGTCCGCCGACGCGCGACAGCTGCTGGACGACGGCGACCGGCGCGTCTACGGCCGCGCCTCGGCCCGGTCCCGGGACGGCTGGCTGCTGGCGGTGTTCTCGGTGCCCGAGCAGGAGCGGCACAAGCGCCACCTGCTGCGCTCCCGGCTGGCCCGGCTGGGCTTCGGAACGGCCGCGCCGGGGGTGTGGATCGCCCCCGACCACCTCTACGAGGAGACCCGGCACACCCTGGAGCGGCTCGAACTCGCCACGTACGTGGACCTCTTCCGCGGCCGGCACGCCGGGTTCGAACCGACCGCCGACGCGGTGCGCCGCTGGTGGGACCTGGACGCGCTGGCGGCGCTCCACCACGCGTTCCTCGACGCGCACGAACCGGTGCTGCGACGCTGGTCGCGGCGGCGGGCCGGCGCCCCCGAGGACGCGTACCGCGACTATCTGCTGGCCCTGGACTCCTGGCGCCACCTGCCGTACGCCGACCCGGGCCTGCCGCCCGCCCTGCTCCCACCCGACTGGCCCGGCGCCCGCGCCGCCCATGTCTTCGGTGCCCTGCACGAGCGCCTGCGGGACCTCGGGGCGGAGTACGTCGCGGGCCGGCTACATGGAGCCGGGCGCGCCGATCCCGAGCCCGGTCACGGTGGTCCCGGCCACCCGGTCGGCGAGGGACCGTCGGCTGCGTGA
- a CDS encoding bifunctional salicylyl-CoA 5-hydroxylase/oxidoreductase — translation MAAAGTPAGAAATARRVAVVGGGPGGLYAAALLKRLDPRREVTVWERNAPDDTFGFGVVLSDETLGGIEHADPVVYAALRAEFVRWDAIDVVRGGRVLSSGGHGFAALGRRRLLALLHDRCRALGVRLRFRAPAPPAAELARTHDLVIAADGVHSATRETHADVFRPHLTTHRCRYIWLAADVAFDAFRFEIAETEHGVAQLHGYPYGPDASTVIVEMREDVWRRAGFDRCGERASIERCAQLFAPALDGRPLRGNHSQWTAFRTVVNDRWSHGNTVLLGDAAHTAHFSIGSGTKLAVEDALALAACLTEQPTVPDALAAYEAERRPVVESTQRAAAASLRWFEDLARYLPQPPRQFAFNLLTRSRRVTHDNLRLRDPAFVSAVEREAAVAPGTPPMFTPFRLRGLTLRNRVVVSPMDMYSAVDGTPGDFHLVHLGSRALGGAGLVMTEMVCVSPRGRITPGCAGLYAPEHEAAWRRVVDFCHDRSPGAAVGVQLGHSGRKGSTRPMWEGIDDPLPSGNWPLVASSPLPYRPGVSQIPQALDAAGLAAIREEFAAAARRAARAGFDLLELHCAHGYLLSGFLSPLTNRRTDAYGGSLTARLRYPLEVFDAVRAAWPEDRPMTVRISATDWAPGGTTADDAVAMAAAFAAHGADAIDVSTGQVVPDERPEYGRSYQTPYADRIRNELGVPVIAVGAISSWDDVNSLVLAGRADLCALARPHLYDPHWTLHAAAEQGYAGPGAPWPLPYQAGSRRPPTGRTDAPRPRLSLEV, via the coding sequence ATGGCGGCGGCGGGGACACCCGCCGGGGCCGCGGCGACGGCCCGCCGGGTGGCCGTCGTCGGCGGCGGCCCCGGCGGCCTCTACGCGGCGGCGCTCCTCAAACGCCTCGATCCCCGGCGGGAGGTCACCGTCTGGGAGCGCAACGCCCCCGACGACACCTTCGGCTTCGGCGTGGTCCTGTCCGACGAGACCCTCGGCGGCATCGAACACGCCGACCCCGTGGTCTACGCGGCGCTGCGCGCCGAGTTCGTCCGCTGGGACGCCATCGACGTGGTCCGCGGCGGCCGGGTGCTCAGCTCCGGCGGCCACGGCTTCGCGGCGCTCGGCCGCCGCCGGCTGCTGGCGCTGCTGCACGACCGCTGCCGCGCGCTCGGCGTCCGGCTGCGCTTCCGCGCCCCGGCCCCGCCCGCCGCCGAGCTCGCCCGCACCCACGACCTGGTGATCGCCGCCGACGGGGTGCACAGCGCCACCCGCGAGACCCACGCCGACGTCTTCCGCCCCCACCTGACCACCCACCGCTGCCGCTACATCTGGCTGGCCGCCGACGTCGCCTTCGACGCCTTCCGCTTCGAGATCGCCGAGACCGAGCACGGCGTGGCGCAGTTGCACGGATACCCGTACGGGCCGGACGCCAGCACCGTCATCGTCGAGATGCGCGAAGACGTCTGGCGCCGCGCCGGGTTCGACCGCTGCGGCGAGCGCGCCTCCATCGAACGGTGCGCGCAACTCTTCGCCCCGGCGCTCGACGGCCGCCCGCTGCGCGGCAACCACTCGCAGTGGACCGCCTTCCGCACCGTCGTCAACGACCGCTGGTCACACGGGAACACCGTGCTGCTCGGCGACGCCGCGCACACCGCCCACTTCTCCATCGGCTCCGGCACCAAGCTCGCGGTCGAGGACGCCCTCGCCCTCGCCGCCTGCCTCACCGAGCAGCCGACCGTACCCGACGCGCTCGCGGCGTACGAGGCCGAACGCCGCCCCGTGGTGGAGTCCACCCAGCGCGCGGCCGCGGCCAGCCTGCGCTGGTTCGAGGACCTGGCCCGCTACCTGCCGCAGCCGCCGCGCCAGTTCGCGTTCAACCTGCTCACCCGCAGCCGCCGCGTCACCCACGACAACCTGCGGCTGCGCGACCCCGCGTTCGTCTCGGCGGTCGAGCGCGAGGCGGCCGTGGCCCCCGGCACGCCCCCCATGTTCACGCCCTTCCGGCTGCGCGGCCTCACCCTGCGCAACCGCGTCGTGGTGTCCCCGATGGACATGTACTCCGCGGTCGACGGCACCCCCGGCGACTTCCACCTCGTCCACCTCGGCTCCCGGGCGCTCGGCGGCGCCGGACTGGTCATGACCGAGATGGTGTGCGTCAGCCCGCGCGGCCGCATCACCCCCGGTTGTGCGGGGCTGTACGCGCCGGAACACGAGGCGGCCTGGCGCCGCGTGGTGGACTTCTGCCACGACCGGTCGCCGGGCGCGGCGGTCGGCGTGCAGCTCGGCCACTCCGGACGCAAGGGCTCCACCCGGCCGATGTGGGAGGGCATCGACGACCCGCTCCCGTCCGGCAACTGGCCGCTGGTGGCGTCGTCGCCGCTGCCGTACCGGCCGGGCGTCAGCCAGATCCCGCAGGCCCTGGACGCGGCGGGACTGGCCGCGATCCGCGAGGAGTTCGCGGCCGCCGCCCGCCGTGCCGCGCGTGCCGGATTCGACCTCCTCGAACTCCACTGCGCCCACGGGTATCTGCTCTCCGGCTTCCTGTCGCCGCTGACGAACCGCCGCACCGACGCCTACGGCGGCTCCCTCACCGCGCGACTGCGCTACCCGCTGGAGGTCTTCGACGCGGTACGGGCCGCCTGGCCCGAGGACCGGCCGATGACGGTGCGCATATCGGCCACCGACTGGGCGCCGGGCGGCACCACGGCCGACGACGCGGTCGCCATGGCCGCGGCGTTCGCCGCCCACGGCGCCGACGCCATCGACGTGTCCACCGGCCAGGTCGTGCCCGACGAGCGCCCCGAGTACGGCCGCTCGTACCAGACCCCGTACGCCGACCGCATCCGCAACGAGCTCGGTGTCCCCGTCATCGCGGTCGGCGCGATCTCGTCATGGGACGACGTGAACTCGCTGGTGTTGGCGGGGCGCGCGGACCTGTGCGCACTGGCCCGGCCGCACCTGTACGACCCGCACTGGACGCTGCACGCCGCGGCGGAGCAGGGGTACGCCGGGCCCGGTGCGCCCTGGCCCCTCCCGTACCAGGCGGGCAGCCGCCGCCCGCCGACGGGCCGCACGGACGCCCCGCGGCCGCGGCTGTCCCTGGAGGTCTGA
- a CDS encoding acyl-CoA dehydrogenase family protein produces the protein MPAFGLDPEQLRWRAELRALAAERLRPLVAGAPPGRINRPLVAALGELGLLRRLFPAEGPVRALDLCLLRESLAMECTEAETALALQGLGAYPVVLSGTPEQRDRWLPGVRAGRAVTAFALSEEAAGSDAAALTLRAEPDGSGGWRLTGEKCWISNAPEADVCTVFARTTDGAGARGVTAFLVPADRPGLGGEPLEMLSPHPIGRYTFDAVPVTRADVIGPVDGGFRVAMRTLNLLRPSVGAFAVGMAQAALDAALAHAGERTAFGGPLKDLQAVSHQLAEMATRTEAARLLVYAAAAACDADAPDVAKRSAMAKLLATETAGYVVDAAVQIHGARALRRGHLLEHLYREVRAPRIYEGATEVQRTIIAKELYREEPHR, from the coding sequence ATGCCGGCCTTCGGACTGGATCCGGAACAGCTCAGGTGGCGCGCGGAGTTGCGCGCGCTGGCCGCCGAGCGGCTGCGCCCGCTGGTGGCGGGCGCCCCGCCCGGCCGGATCAACCGGCCCCTTGTCGCGGCGCTCGGCGAACTCGGCCTGCTGCGGCGGCTGTTCCCGGCGGAGGGACCGGTGCGCGCGCTGGACCTGTGCCTGCTACGCGAATCGCTGGCCATGGAATGCACGGAGGCCGAGACCGCGCTCGCCCTCCAGGGCCTGGGCGCCTATCCGGTCGTCCTGTCCGGCACCCCGGAGCAGCGCGACCGCTGGCTGCCCGGGGTACGGGCGGGCCGCGCCGTCACCGCCTTCGCGCTCAGCGAGGAGGCCGCGGGCTCCGACGCCGCCGCACTCACGCTGCGCGCCGAGCCCGACGGCTCCGGCGGCTGGCGGCTGACCGGCGAGAAGTGCTGGATCTCCAACGCCCCGGAGGCGGACGTGTGCACCGTCTTCGCGCGCACCACCGACGGCGCCGGCGCGCGCGGGGTCACCGCCTTCCTCGTCCCGGCCGACCGGCCCGGACTCGGCGGCGAGCCCCTGGAGATGCTCAGCCCGCACCCCATCGGCCGGTACACCTTCGACGCGGTCCCGGTCACCCGCGCCGACGTCATCGGCCCGGTCGACGGGGGCTTCCGCGTCGCCATGCGCACCCTCAACCTGCTGCGGCCCAGCGTCGGCGCGTTCGCCGTCGGCATGGCACAGGCGGCGCTGGACGCGGCACTCGCCCACGCGGGCGAACGCACCGCCTTCGGCGGGCCGTTGAAGGACCTCCAGGCCGTGTCCCACCAACTCGCCGAGATGGCCACCCGCACCGAGGCGGCCCGGCTGCTGGTCTACGCCGCGGCCGCCGCCTGCGACGCGGACGCCCCCGACGTCGCCAAGCGCTCCGCCATGGCCAAGCTGCTCGCCACCGAGACGGCCGGATACGTGGTCGACGCCGCCGTCCAGATCCACGGCGCCCGCGCCCTGCGCCGCGGCCACCTGCTCGAACACCTCTACCGCGAGGTGCGCGCGCCGCGGATCTACGAGGGCGCCACGGAGGTCCAGCGCACGATCATCGCCAAGGAGCTGTACCGAGAGGAGCCGCACCGATGA
- a CDS encoding AMP-binding protein translates to MELKPSAHIDTFARDHLPPPGQWPRLLHDPPAPAYPDRINCGAELLDGTADRLGPHRVALRGAGGESWTYGELQRHVDRIAHTLTADLGVVPGNRVLLRGPTTPWLAACWLAVMKAGAVAVTVLASHRAAELATICRIARVSHALCDARSLEDIEKAEVRGLRVTVFGGRSADDLLRRAAAHPSPYPAVATSADDVALIAFTSGTTGRPKGCMHFHRDVLAIADTFSARVLRPRQDDVFAGSPPLGFTFGLGGLVVFPLRAGAAALLTDWGGPARLLDDVQHHRISVLFTAPTAYRAMLGRLHGYDTSSLRRCVSAGENLPAAVWHDWYAATGLRIINGIGATELLHIFISAADDAIRPGTTGIPVPGYQARVVDADGRPVPDGEPGLLAVRGPTGCRYLADDRQRDYVRDGWNLTGDTYIRDPDGYFRYVARADDMIISAGYNIAGPEVEDALLRHPHVEEVAVTGRPDSERGMAVVAHVVLRPGVPRNEETAQALRRFAKAELAPYKCPRDVVFLDALPRTPTGKLQRYRLRDGAEGAPR, encoded by the coding sequence ATGGAGCTCAAGCCCTCGGCGCACATCGACACCTTCGCCCGCGACCACCTGCCGCCCCCCGGCCAGTGGCCGCGGCTGCTGCACGATCCGCCCGCCCCCGCCTATCCCGACCGGATCAACTGCGGTGCCGAGCTGCTGGACGGCACCGCCGACCGGCTGGGCCCGCACCGGGTCGCGCTGCGCGGCGCAGGCGGCGAGAGCTGGACGTACGGCGAGCTGCAACGGCACGTGGACCGCATCGCGCACACCCTCACCGCCGACCTGGGCGTGGTGCCCGGCAACCGGGTGCTGCTGCGCGGCCCCACCACCCCGTGGCTGGCGGCGTGCTGGCTGGCCGTGATGAAGGCGGGCGCCGTAGCGGTCACCGTGCTGGCCTCCCATCGCGCGGCGGAGCTGGCGACGATCTGCCGGATCGCGCGCGTGAGTCACGCGCTGTGCGACGCCCGGTCTCTGGAGGACATCGAGAAAGCCGAGGTACGGGGGCTGCGGGTGACGGTGTTCGGCGGCCGGTCCGCCGACGACCTGCTGCGCCGCGCGGCGGCCCACCCCAGCCCGTACCCGGCGGTGGCCACCTCCGCCGACGACGTGGCGCTGATCGCCTTCACCTCCGGCACCACCGGGCGGCCCAAGGGCTGCATGCACTTCCACCGCGACGTGCTCGCAATAGCCGACACCTTCTCCGCGCGGGTCCTGCGGCCGCGCCAGGACGACGTGTTCGCCGGCAGCCCGCCACTCGGCTTCACCTTCGGGCTCGGCGGGCTCGTGGTGTTCCCGCTGCGGGCGGGCGCCGCCGCGCTGCTGACCGACTGGGGCGGGCCCGCGCGGCTGCTGGACGACGTCCAGCACCACCGGATCTCGGTGCTGTTCACGGCGCCGACCGCGTACCGGGCGATGCTCGGGCGCTTGCACGGGTACGACACCTCCAGCCTGCGCCGCTGCGTCTCGGCCGGGGAGAACCTGCCCGCCGCGGTCTGGCACGACTGGTACGCGGCGACCGGCCTGCGCATCATCAACGGTATCGGCGCCACCGAGCTGCTGCACATCTTCATCTCCGCTGCCGACGACGCGATCCGGCCCGGCACCACCGGGATCCCGGTGCCCGGCTACCAGGCGCGGGTGGTGGACGCCGACGGCCGGCCGGTCCCGGACGGCGAGCCGGGGCTGCTGGCCGTGCGCGGGCCGACCGGCTGCCGCTATCTGGCGGACGATCGGCAGCGCGACTACGTACGCGACGGCTGGAACCTGACCGGCGACACCTATATCCGCGATCCGGATGGCTACTTCCGCTATGTGGCTCGCGCCGACGACATGATCATCTCAGCGGGGTACAACATCGCGGGCCCGGAGGTCGAGGACGCGCTGCTGCGCCACCCGCACGTGGAGGAGGTCGCGGTCACCGGACGTCCGGACAGCGAGCGCGGCATGGCCGTCGTCGCCCACGTCGTACTGCGCCCGGGGGTGCCGCGGAACGAGGAGACGGCGCAGGCGCTGCGGCGGTTCGCCAAGGCGGAGCTGGCCCCGTACAAGTGCCCGCGCGACGTCGTCTTCCTGGACGCGCTCCCGCGCACCCCGACCGGCAAGCTCCAGCGCTACCGCCTGCGCGACGGCGCCGAGGGCGCGCCCCGGTAG
- a CDS encoding enoyl-CoA hydratase family protein produces the protein MSPFTGSASRTERWRHLRLTLDAGVATVTLARPEKLNALTFGAYADLRDLLAELSRERSVRALVLGGDGRGFCSGGDVDEIIGATLAMDTGALLDFNRMTGQVVRQLRECPFPVVAAVHGVAAGAGAVLALAADFRVADPTARFAFLFTKVGLSGGDMGAAYLLPRVVGLGHATRLLMLGEPVAAPEAERIGLISQVADEGQAGQAAAALARRLAEGPALAYAQTKALLTAELDMPLAASVELDAATQALLMNSADYAEFHAAFTTRRPPKWQGR, from the coding sequence ATGAGTCCCTTTACCGGATCCGCGTCCCGGACCGAGCGGTGGCGCCACCTGCGCCTCACCCTCGACGCCGGGGTCGCCACCGTCACCCTCGCCCGCCCCGAGAAGCTCAACGCACTCACCTTCGGCGCCTACGCCGACCTGCGCGACCTGCTCGCCGAACTCTCCCGCGAGCGCTCCGTACGCGCCCTGGTGCTCGGCGGCGACGGCCGCGGCTTCTGCTCCGGCGGCGACGTCGACGAGATCATCGGCGCCACCCTCGCCATGGACACCGGGGCGCTCCTGGACTTCAACCGCATGACCGGGCAGGTCGTCCGGCAGTTGCGGGAATGCCCCTTCCCCGTGGTCGCGGCGGTGCACGGCGTCGCCGCCGGCGCCGGGGCCGTCCTCGCCCTCGCCGCCGACTTCCGCGTCGCCGACCCCACCGCGCGTTTCGCGTTCCTCTTCACCAAGGTCGGGCTGTCCGGCGGGGACATGGGCGCCGCGTATCTGCTGCCGCGCGTCGTCGGACTCGGGCACGCCACCCGGCTGCTGATGCTCGGCGAACCGGTGGCCGCGCCCGAGGCCGAACGGATCGGGCTGATCAGCCAGGTGGCCGACGAAGGCCAGGCGGGGCAGGCGGCCGCGGCGCTCGCCCGCCGCCTCGCCGAGGGACCCGCCCTCGCCTACGCCCAGACCAAGGCGCTGCTCACCGCCGAACTCGACATGCCGCTGGCCGCCTCCGTCGAACTCGACGCCGCCACCCAGGCCCTGCTGATGAACAGCGCCGACTACGCCGAGTTCCACGCGGCGTTCACCACGCGGCGCCCGCCGAAATGGCAGGGGCGCTAG
- a CDS encoding RDD family protein — protein MPKFRRAAAWFIDFALVVAAASALAVLTFHRISGLVTDVPELASRGAFDLLTSRGDVVDASEKLGLSLWDKAVLYVEQAFGALVIATFLYQWGCLALVGRTVGKALLGLKVAPSTARRAALRAAVTTIADVAVYAVACVLLVEGHVVLSVLVWAVAVGLFFLNALPVLSRSRRSLADRVAGTTVTGLGIGAPGSM, from the coding sequence ATGCCCAAGTTTCGCCGTGCCGCGGCCTGGTTCATCGACTTCGCACTGGTGGTCGCCGCGGCCTCGGCGCTGGCCGTGCTGACCTTCCACCGGATATCGGGGCTCGTCACCGACGTGCCCGAACTGGCCTCCAGGGGCGCCTTCGACCTGTTGACCTCGCGCGGGGACGTCGTCGACGCCTCAGAGAAGCTCGGACTGTCGCTGTGGGACAAGGCGGTGCTGTACGTCGAGCAGGCCTTCGGCGCGCTGGTCATCGCCACGTTCCTCTACCAGTGGGGCTGCCTCGCCCTCGTCGGGCGCACCGTCGGCAAGGCGCTGCTCGGGCTGAAGGTCGCCCCGAGCACCGCGCGGCGGGCCGCCCTGCGGGCCGCCGTCACCACCATCGCCGACGTCGCCGTGTACGCCGTGGCCTGCGTGCTGCTGGTCGAGGGGCATGTGGTGCTGTCGGTGCTCGTGTGGGCGGTGGCCGTCGGGCTCTTCTTCCTCAACGCGCTGCCGGTCCTCTCACGCAGCCGACGGTCCCTCGCCGACCGGGTGGCCGGGACCACCGTGACCGGGCTCGGGATCGGCGCGCCCGGCTCCATGTAG
- a CDS encoding RidA family protein: MSLDRLNPAGLAPASGFTHAVTATGGRLVFLAGQTALDGEGNVVGTGLPEQFRQALGNLLTALRAAGGTPADLARVTVYTTDVAAYRSRARELGTIWRELAGRDYPAMAVIGAVRLWDEAALVELDGIAVLP, encoded by the coding sequence ATGAGTCTGGACCGGCTGAACCCCGCCGGGCTCGCCCCGGCCTCCGGCTTCACCCACGCCGTCACCGCCACCGGCGGCCGCCTGGTCTTCCTGGCCGGGCAGACCGCGTTGGACGGTGAGGGAAACGTGGTCGGCACCGGTCTGCCGGAGCAGTTCCGGCAGGCGCTCGGCAATCTCCTCACCGCCCTGCGCGCCGCCGGAGGTACGCCCGCCGACCTCGCCCGCGTCACCGTGTACACCACGGACGTCGCGGCCTACCGCTCCCGCGCCCGCGAACTCGGCACGATCTGGCGGGAGCTGGCAGGCCGCGACTACCCGGCGATGGCGGTCATCGGCGCGGTCCGGCTGTGGGACGAGGCGGCGCTGGTCGAGCTGGACGGGATCGCGGTCCTGCCTTAG